GACACTCACACCCTCTAAGGTTGGCACCGGCATGGTGGTTGCTATCAAGAAATTGAGCTCAGAAAGTATGCAAGGTTTCCAAGAGTGGCAGGTATTAATTCCAACTCTAAGAAATTAAGCGTTCATTTTACTGTCATTCCTATGTTCTgcagaaaaaattatattttatttttttggaacagcaaaaaagaaaaagcgaTAGTGATATTAATTACAGCTGATATTCCATTGTGGAATCCTGCATATAGCAGTTGGGTATTTAATTCTAACTTCCAATATCATTAACAAAGTCTTTAATAAGCATgtaatttattatctttttctatATTCTGCAGcctatatttgattatatttttatgcacTATTTATGATGAAACAAAAAGATGGGGGAAGAAAGAGCTGCTACTGGTTGCAATCATTTTTGTGTTTAAGTACAGCcccatatctcatctcattgtgGAATCCAGCAAATATCAAATTGGGGTCCCGTTTGTATCACATGCTCTGTTGCTACCGATGGAGGGAAAGAGATGCGGCTTTTAAGGTCACCACCGATGTTCGCGCTACCGGCACATTGCTTAACCTTGAAACGTCCATGTTGTTAGTCAACGCCATTTAGCATATAGGCCAGCGCAATAATGAGTTTTTCGATGTATACTTATGTTGGTTAATTTCAAGAATGGAATCTTACTATTAAACCAACCCATCACTAATTCGGTTCAATTTGAGCTTAGGTTTGTTTCGACATCCGATTaatcacaaaaaagaaagaacaaaagaatAGCAATGAGATTAGGAGTGACCCTAAAGGAATAGCAATAAGATTAGACGTGACCCTAAAGGAATAGCAGTAAGATTAGAACTTGGTCCATTGTAATGCCTGACTAGACTGAAAATCTACTCTTACTAAAGTTCGGTAGTTTGTAATTCACTATACCCGTTTCTAGTCAACTAAAATCCTGGGTGTAGACTAATCATTTCACTGAAATCCTTTCGGGACTTAGTTTCTAGATCTCTACTTTGCAATTGCCAATCTGTTACTAAAGCCTCagtcaaaatgaaaaactaatgCATTAACATCTTACATATTTTATACTTCATATGTAATATGAAATGACCTATTGAATTTGGTTTACTACCCAAAATTAGCGGTAGAGTTTGGGCCTCTGGTTAGTTTGACCAGTTCCCTATGTTTTTAGGACtttctaatataaatatttccgcTGCCactaatatctttttttatttttctgtttcaaTCTGATTGTGCAGtcagaagtaaattttttaggAAGGCTATCTCATCCCAACCTGGTCAAGCTACTGGGATACTGTTGGGAGGAAAAAGAGCTACTACTTGTGTATGAGTACATGCAGAGGGGGAGCTTGGAGAATCATCTTTTTAGAAGTATGAGTTCGaggagaaaatttaaaaaacaaaaactgcttTTGCTGGATTAGTTGTGTTAACTGAATGAGTTTTTTGGTTCAGCAGGGAATCCTAACATTGAACCGCTTTCTTGGGACATACGACTCAAAATAGCTATTGGAGCAGCTCGCGGCCTGGCATTCCTACACACTTCAGAAAAGAAAGTCATATACAGAGATTTTAAGGCCTCAAATATACTGCTTGATTGGGTTTGTCTCTCTGTGATTCTTGTCTTCTTTTTCTAACTATAGTGTCAGTATCTAATACTCTAATTGTCGCAAATAATATCAGAATTCAAAACCAGATAGGAAGGTAGCTGCTATTTTGAAATGAATGCTAGCATCTTGTTATTCCGAAAttcatttttgtttccttttgatTGATTTGGCTACAAAATGCAGCATCTTCCTTTTTGATTGATGATTATGAAGAGTTGCTGAAGAAGATACATGAGCCTGTCATTTTAGTGGTAGTTTGTGGTTGGAGTATAATTGAAAATGCTGTTTACTCCATGAAACTTTTGAAGATCAAAAGGAGCAATAGGTTTACTAAACCTGATACCTTTTTGCAATAGTTTGTTGTTGGAGTATAATTGTCAATGCATTTTAATCCATGAGActtttgaagaataaaataactagGATTACTAAACCTGAAAACTGGTTGAAGGTTATCACTTGATTATCACCCACGCGCACAAAATGATCCAATCATGCCTGTTGCAAAATATTGGTGTGTTCCTATGTTAATTAGTGGTATATGTTGCTTCCACCAAGTCATTGGTTTGATAAAGAAATATACTCATCGcctatattaaataatacatatttatCTATAGGTGTTTTTATATACGTTTTTACTCCTACAGAACTATAATGCAAAAATCTCAGATTTTGGCTTGGCAAAACTGGGGCCTTCTGGTGGTGACTCCCATGTGACAACTAGGATTATGGGCACATATGGTTATGCTGCTCCAGAATATATAGCAACAGGTAATGATATCTCTGACAAATCTCAGAAATTTATGGAAACGGAGAATTATATAACAAAGTCTTGTAAATTCAATACGCAAATGAATTTCTAATGTCCATTTAACTCGACAATTAAGCCATAATTTTAACATCAAGtgcaatcttttattttttggtcaaGGAAACCAGCTAATACGCCTGCCATTGCCTATTATTCAACAGGTCATTTGTACGTGAAGAGTGATGTGTATGGCTTCGGTGTGGTGCTGCTTGAAATTCTAACAGGTTTACGGGCACTTGATACGAAAAGGCCTGGCGGGCAGCAACATCTGGTTGAATGGCTTAAGCCATCTCTTTCTAATAGAAGAAAGTTGAAAACCATTATGGACACCAGGATGGAGGGCCAATATTCATCAAAGGCAGTGTTACAGGCAGCAGAACTCACTCTAAAATGCCTGGAATCAGATCCAAAAGGCCGCCCTTCCATGAAAGAAGTGGTGGCGGCTTTGGAACGTATTGAAGCAATCAAGGGAAAGCCAAAGGAGAACAAAACCAACTCTACTGCTGCATCAAGGCCAACACCATATTCATCAACATTCTCCCTTTCATGCTCGGCACCACGGTGCTGAAACTTGatacaaacataaatatttacataaaGCAATGTGaagtaatctttttttttttttagttagtgATCTCTTTGGATTGAAACAATTTTGTTGTTGTAGCTCCCCATTTCTGTGTGATGGGGTGTCTTTATTGTAATTCTCTATTGTAATACCCAATACAATGAAATTCTAAGGTTAATTCCATTTGTTTTTCCTGTTATTTTTGTTGTGGTTCATAAAGGAACTATAGTGTGGTAATTAAAACCCAGAATGACCTAGTAATTCTGAACAATGAACTTGTGCCCTGAAGTTAGATTAGCCTAGTAAAGAATCATAGCTTGATTTGGGTCTTGCCTAAGAATCTCTTGCTCATGAGCTTGATCCTACCAGCACCACATCACCACCTGCTCCAGGTAATATTCCAAACTAATCTTAAATACACGTTTTAAGTAAATGTTGTGATCATCTGGTTTCTTAATTTCTGTATTccatttcttcttttaattaaaatatcttCAATTATATATTTGATCGTATTGTTTACtgtgacataccagttttggttttagggtatataagtaatttttcctagtaaatttatatttttagaatttatatttttatgattatagttttaccataatttatatgtactttatctttatattttctattatagttgcgatgtatgatttgttagagttttgttttaataaggatttctaaagtgtatcagattatgtttactacggttttgttttgaaatttaaagtttaatttttcttctagtcaccgaacctcatcactttgttagcctctgtttgagaacttcaaaccacccaacccgtatgtttctctcggtgattttgtttgttttgctaacgtcctagtggaacaccaactctattgcCGTGTATTCCTCTACTCATGTACGTCTCCACTCTCAGTCTCTGCACGTCTTTACTCCTCTaagatttcctttttattttctctatcttctacgCTTATAAATATCGCTTACCTCGTACGAGAGGAGTATCTCGTGAGCCACTCCTAAGCATCTGCTTCTGAAAcacccagagtaccaaaacactgccgtttAAGCCTTAGATTCTTTCCAACCGCCGCCAACCACCATAGGACGTCAGAGCACCACCCGTggaaccagaaactgccgaccagctcagccccagcaCACCCACTCCATTCCGGTAAGATCTCGACCGCCGCAGCCTTTGTTTTTGATTTCGGTAGTTCTCggctcagtctctctctctctttctctcactcggtgccgcaccaccataggaacccTCAGTCGCTccgccggtcactcccagccaccagcgCCGCCATCGCCTCAGCCCTCCCTCGGTGAGCCGCCATCGCagaccctctccctctctctcaactctctgttTTCCTTTGTATTTTAGCCATGTTTTCGGATTCTTGAAAGAATCCGTGGGTCTTATTGGGCCGTTGGGCCCTAAGCCCTTGTGCGTACGTGTGATGAGCCTGTTCTTTTGATTGGGCTCttgttgtattattattattatgggccagagtttttaacctttttcagactataatgatgtttaattgaacttgatcttattttatttcaataattattttagtgatttttattgagtttaatattactagttgagttattaaataaatatagttaattaaaggttcatttttaataaaaatgtttaaagaattagaaatatgttttaaagtataatgttaagtctaatatttgagttaaatttccattgtcaatttagtaagattttaataaaatttctatgttaagaatttagtggaatttgttaagtttcttataagatttaataattatgttgagaaatgaaacttagtttaagaatttaagttttttttgtgaattattttaaaatagctagagtatttctactaaattataaattagtattttaagtaatttaaatactatgaattattgattttagtgttaaacaaatattggtttgactatattttagaatttccgaaattagttaagtaagatattagcatttattttttttccaaacaatttagtgatagttatttattgaatataggtctcaagttacgaagtattattcaagaagacacgcaacgaggtaagtaaatttgatcataaattaggatcatcacagttagcttatatgtatgtattatccaagccagtttattgatagccactatttatgaaccgctcatgtcatatgcaagcatgtcatctagcatagcatacgaccatgtcattccgcatcatgtttaaattcagaatttatgattatgtatgtagtatgtcatgcatctcatgtgtataagatacgtaagccatcttaaattcaagcgtaagataatatcagatcagttaataagatggccattcagatgcatggtaccaatgcagttcagttcaattcagttcagttcagggtggtgtgcaagccatgaactcagtcgtggtccaccatagtatgctagaatactatcagcagttccccttgctgcagcgggatgtggggctggtgcacaaccttgcacatagggttaagtgtgttggccagtcagataaatcagttaaatcagtcagatcagtcagttaattcagttaaaacagtcatacatagcataagcatcagtatgaacagtcatagatttttaagctcagcatgaaagttgttatgaaaatcttatgtttattacgtttacgttgtgatagatttcttactgagtcatcgactcattttagtttgttttcatgtttttttaaccacccaggtgaagatgatgattacgagcaggcaggccaggagtagtaggagcattatttatttatttatttatttttttgttcagactttctaaaataaacatatttttgtgacatgaatttatttcagtttatttcatttaatgttttggaagacagtttgattagacatttttctgcataataaaagttcagtttttttttcaattatgaaattatgagatctattaccggattattttgatgaaaaatacgtggcactcctagcctacgggaagggggtgttacatttaCCTTTCCTTAGTGACATCAAGCAGCGAGAACATAGGGTCATCAGCAGCAAGCAGCAGTACTGGGAAGGGTCAATTTTCAGATGGAGAAAGTGGGAGCATCGACGAGTCATATCGAAGTGGGGCAAGTTTTGGGAACACCCAACTTGAAAGAATTTAGATTTGTGGATTTAATGACTGCCACAAAGAATTTCGAGTCAGATACTTTGTTGGGCGAGGAAGGCTTTGGGAAAGGTGTGGAGTGGGAGTTTCTATCCAGAAATCGAATCCAGAAAGTTTGCAAGGTTTCCAAGAGTGGCAGGTAATAAATTAAACCCTAAATATCATTAATGTAGTTGTTCCAAATCATTTAATTTGACTGTTATTCCTATGTTTAGTCTTATTTGCGgcctcatattttattattgaatcCAGCATAAATAGGAAATTGAGGTTCCACTTTGCCTTACATGCTCTGTTGCAATTGAATCCAAATACACCAATGAAGGGAAAGATATTTGGTTTTTAAGGTCCCCTTCACACGAGTCACGACTAGAACATTACTCAACCATTAAATGCTGTATGTGGTAGTAAATGCCATTTAGCTTTTAAGGCCATACCAAGAATGGATTTTTCAGTGTTTATTATATTCAAAAACATGAATCTTAATATCCATAAAACGTGTTGCTAATTTGGTTCCCATTTTTAAAGTTCATTTTGAAATGCACAGGACAGGTAATATAAAAGGCCCTCTGAGTTTAGGTTGTCTTAAGTAGCTGCTAATCACCAAAAAGTTTTGCCCTATGCACTCGTAACAAATCATTGGGAACTAACCGACAGGAATCCACATTGAGATTCAACCTTGGTATGGTAATTTGTAATTCCCCTTACCTGTTTTAGAGTTCAATTGATTGATTTGAACCTTTGTGTCAACTAATAATGGCACTAAATACCAGTCAACATGAAAACCAATGCATTAGCATGGTACACAGTTCATGATCTGATGGGGACTATTTTGTATCTAATCCAGCAAGCCAGACACTGTGTAATGGCAAATtgcatatcaatttattttccttttatagtGGTACAGTTTGGGcctgttttctttatttttatacttctAGAATGTAACAATTTCCCCCTTTAATTTGATTGTTCAGTTGGAAGTAAATTTTCTAGGAAGACTCTCTCATCCCAATCTGGTCAGGCTATTGGGATATTGCTGGGAGGATAAGGAACTGCTCCTTGTGTATGAGTTTATGCAGAGGGGAACTTGGATCATCATCTTTGTAGAAGTGTGACTTGGAGGAGTAaactgagaaaataaaaatacttgtGCAAGGATTAATtgtaaatgagatttttttggtTGAGCAGGGAATCCTAGCGTTGAACCGCTTTCATGGGACATTTGGCTCAAAATAGCTATTGGAGCAGGTTGGGGCATGGATTACTTGCACACTTCTGAAACGAAAGCCATATACAGAGATTTTATGGTCTCAGATATCCTGCTTGATGGGGTTTATCTTTCTTTAATCCATGTTTTCTTTTCTGCCTATAGTTTCagtataatattctaatttattGCTGATAATGTAGGATCTGATAACCTGATAGGAAGGATAGGATAAAGAAAGTATATACAGAGATTTTAAAGCCTCAAATTGCTTGATGAAGTTCTAAgttgtttctttaatttgttgctGCTACTTTGAAATGATTGGTAGTATTCCGTTTCTAAGAATTCCGTTTTGTTTCCTTATCTTGCCTACCAAATGCAGCATTCTGCTGTGTTTGATTGATGAAGTGACACTAGATAAACATATATACACCCCGTCTTAACATTCTGCTTTGTTAATATTTAGTATGATCGGCTAATACTCCTGCATTGACCATTATTCAACGATGGTCATCTGTACACGAAGAGTGATCATGTGTATGGCTTTGGAGAGATTCTGCTTTTAAGGCCTAGTCATTGTCGGCAGAAATATTTGGTTGAATGCATGGCTAAAGCCATCTCTTTCTAATAAAAGAAAGTTGAAAACCCTTAGGGATAGGAGGATGGAGAGCCAATATTCAACAAAGGCAGCAGAACTCTCTCTAAGATTCTTAGCAGCAGATCCCAACAGCCGCCCCTCCATGCAACAAGTGGTGACGACTTAGGAACTTATTGAAAATGGAAAGCCAAAGTAGCCAACAACCTATTCATCACCATTTCCCATTTCACGCCCAGCATCATGGTACTGAAATCTGATGccaaaaatgttaaatattctAACATGAACATTAGTAATCGGATCTTCGACATTCTATAATCTacgataataaaataacaacagTTAAATGACGTACCCTAGTCCATTACAGATCGATGAAGAATTTCACCTAAATATGAGAGAAAGATCACTCTAGCAACTTAGCCTCAAAAGTGTTTACCGATGGTTAGAGGCACAATGAAGTTATAGGTGATAACCCTTAATCCCTCAGaactatttataaacttctgGCCATCAAGAAATTTAGGGACTTTGTGTCCCACTGTGATTAGAAATAGAGTTGTTCTTATCCCACCATGACTCATCATTTAAGTGATAACTATTAAGCTATCTTAAATCCATTAGGAGATGGATGTGTGAGAtatagagtttaaataaaactcttacaaaaaaacaaataaataaataaaaacaaaaacaaaaaatgtgcAGCTTGACGTAATTGAATCTGGtagatttatttccttttttttttttggctagaGATCACTGTTGATTCATGAGAAAGTTTGCTCTCATATGATAAATCGCCATTTAAGTTCATGAAGTGGATGATATTTCGTAATTAATAATAGTCCACCCGTCCTGTAATAGTtgacataaattaataaataataaataattttctaaataatttaataaattaataaataatttcctaCGAGCTTtaaatagattataaaaaaatgaacatgATTACAAACTAACCAAAGACTTGGaatcctttctctttctttaaaataaaaaagaaaaagtagctATACATTGAGTTGGTATTTGCTGAACTTTAGATAGTTGAAAGGCACCAACCTCGGcataaataattaatgaaacttCCACTAAGCCGATCGATGGGTCCATTCAAAGATGAGCGGTGCTATTCCGCTGCTCAAAGTGCACTGTTTTGTGTTGCCgctaattcaaatttttatttttattttttaatttatattttgttatcattttaaaatattttaaaaaaatatcaatatatcacttctttaactatcaagtaaagaaaaaaattaaaaaaaaaattaaaaaaaaattaaaatacttggGAGTGTCAAATTAAGGGGAGCAAATAAAATAggcaaataacatttttcttcaaagatcTAGCTAGCTCCTTTCTTCTCAATTCCACAATCGCATTATTTATTAGCTAGGGAGAGAAGAGATAAAAAACATCAGCTCAACTTTGATCATACAAACGTACGATGGTCTAACGGTACAGCTCAATGATCATATTTTGAAATGGAACGACAAAAGCTGGTGTGTTAATAGGCGGAGgaaaccctctctctttctctcatgaaAAGGTAAACTTTCTCTCTATCGTAAAAAACTTTAAGATCTGATTTTCgtcagaggaggaggaggactCGGATGCCtcctccttctccctctccttcccttgGCCTTTCTCTATCTACCCACTTCGTCTATCAAGTTAGTTCTCTTTTattagtttgtttttgtttctttcaaggtaaaaaaaaaaaaaatagatctacaATTTTCTAGAAACTCTAGAGAGTCACGCGCAGCACAAGAAGACTCCTAAACCGCAAATCATTCAGAGGATAGT
This genomic interval from Juglans microcarpa x Juglans regia isolate MS1-56 chromosome 4D, Jm3101_v1.0, whole genome shotgun sequence contains the following:
- the LOC121260081 gene encoding probable serine/threonine-protein kinase PIX13 isoform X2, which produces MGLCFGSLAHESDPTATSSPPMTPATSSSKNMGSSATNSSTGKSQFSDGTIGSVDESYPNGEILEMPNLKEFSLSDLKTSTRNFKTDSLLGEGGFGKVFKGWMDEKTLTPSKVGTGMVVAIKKLSSESMQGFQEWQSEVNFLGRLSHPNLVKLLGYCWEEKELLLVYEYMQRGSLENHLFRRNPNIEPLSWDIRLKIAIGAARGLAFLHTSEKKVIYRDFKASNILLDWNYNAKISDFGLAKLGPSGGDSHVTTRIMGTYGYAAPEYIATGHLYVKSDVYGFGVVLLEILTGLRALDTKRPGGQQHLVEWLKPSLSNRRKLKTIMDTRMEGQYSSKAVLQAAELTLKCLESDPKGRPSMKEVVAALERIEAIKGKPKENKTNSTAASRPTPYSSTFSLSCSAPRC
- the LOC121260081 gene encoding probable serine/threonine-protein kinase PIX13 isoform X1, with translation MGLCFGSLAHESDPTATSSPPMTPATSSSKNMGSSATNSSTGKSQFSDGTIGSVDESYPNGEILEMPNLKEFSLSDLKTSTRNFKTDSLLGEGGFGKVFKGWMDEKTLTPSKVGTGMVVAIKKLSSESMQGFQEWQSEVNFLGRLSHPNLVKLLGYCWEEKELLLVYEYMQRGSLENHLFRTGNPNIEPLSWDIRLKIAIGAARGLAFLHTSEKKVIYRDFKASNILLDWNYNAKISDFGLAKLGPSGGDSHVTTRIMGTYGYAAPEYIATGHLYVKSDVYGFGVVLLEILTGLRALDTKRPGGQQHLVEWLKPSLSNRRKLKTIMDTRMEGQYSSKAVLQAAELTLKCLESDPKGRPSMKEVVAALERIEAIKGKPKENKTNSTAASRPTPYSSTFSLSCSAPRC